The Tenrec ecaudatus isolate mTenEca1 chromosome 14, mTenEca1.hap1, whole genome shotgun sequence genome contains a region encoding:
- the TERB2 gene encoding telomere repeats-binding bouquet formation protein 2, protein MFRGRRGWFCRSVSADLRALWVAEGGTISGPEAADFLFSCDASHPDTLRIYQSLDYIEDKATVFHAYYLSAVAHADMKNSVPLGHFILPPACLQKEIRRKIGKFIWEQDQHSSIEKHNEVTPNEKDTIEENCDIVREHNKEVSKSTENHFKKTPLVEKQMYFPLQNYPVNNMVTGYVSIDAMKKFLGELHDFVPGSSGYLAYHVQNEINMSSIKNKLKRKH, encoded by the exons ATGTTCCGAGGGAGGCGGGGTTGGTTCTGCCGCAGCGTCAGCGCGGATCTGAGGGCGCTTTGGG TGGCCGAAGGGGGGACCATCAGTGGCCCGGAGGCCGCCGACTTTTTATTCAGCTGTGACGCCTCTCACCCAGACACGCTGAG AATTTACCAGAGCCTTGATTACATAGAAGATAAAGCTACCGTTTTTCATGCCTACTATCTCTCTGCAGTAGCTCATGCTGACATGAAAAACTCAGTGCCTTTAGGCCATTTCATccttcctcctgcctgcctgcaaaaaG AAATAAGAAGAAAGATTGGTAAATTTATTTGGGAACAAGACCAACATTCCTCGATAGAAAAG CATAATGAAGTAACACCCAATGAAAAAGACACCATTGAAGAAAACTGTGACATAGTAAGAGAGCATAACAAAGAAGTATCCAAAAG CacagaaaatcattttaaaaagactCCGCTTGTAGAAAAACAGATGTACTTCCCTCTTCAGAATTATCCAGTGAACAACATGGTAAcag gtTACGTATCAATTGATGCCATGAAGAAATTCCTTGGGGAGCTACATGACTTTGTTCCTGGAAGCTCAGGATATTTAGCATACCATGTTCAAAATGAAATTAACATGTCTTCCATAAAaaacaaattgaagagaaaaCACTAA